Proteins encoded in a region of the Triticum dicoccoides isolate Atlit2015 ecotype Zavitan chromosome 3A, WEW_v2.0, whole genome shotgun sequence genome:
- the LOC119268737 gene encoding farnesyl pyrophosphate synthase-like isoform X1, which produces MAAAAQGEASTGATTTATFRRVYETLKAELLRDGYFHFNDDALRWLDAMLDYNVLGGKLNRGLAVVESYKSLKAGSEPSEEEEFLACVLGWGIEWLQAYFLILDDIMDNSQTRRGKPCWYRLPKVGLIAINDGLLLRSQISRIFKRYFYGKPYYVDLLDLFNEVEFKTTSGELLDQITTSEGQKDLSKYTVDVYRRIVEYKTAYYSFYLPVKENVGCALLLSGRNLDDYVQVKHILVEMGVYFQSQDDYLDCFGDPEVMGKVGTDIEDFKCSWLFVQALVRVDERQKDILFENYGKSDPACVAKVKALYKELNLERVFSEYESETYEKLISDIEAQPNEAVQAVLKSFLHKIYRRRK; this is translated from the exons ATGGCCGCGGCGGCGCAGGGCGAAGCGAGCACGGGCGCCACGACGACGGCGACGTTCCGGCGCGTGTACGAGACCCTGAAGGCCGAGCTTCTCCGGGACGGCTACTTCCACTTCAACGACGACGCCCTCCGATGGCTCGACGCC ATGTTGGACTATAACGTGCTTGGCG GAAAGCTGAACCGTGGCTTGGCCGTCGTCGAGAGCTACAAATCGTTGAAAGCAGGATCTGaaccgagcgaggaggaggagttcCTTGCTTGCGTTCTTGGCTGGGGCATTGAATGG CTTCAGGCTTATTTCCTCATCCTTGATGATATTATGGATAATTCTCAAACTAGGCGAGGAAAACCATGTTGGTATAGGCTTCCGAAG GTTGGCCTCATTGCTATAAATGATGGACTTCTCCTTCGCAGCCAAATATCACGGATCTTCAAGCGTTATTTTTACGGGAAACCTTACTATGTTGATCTCCTAGACTTATTCAATGAG GTCGAGTTTAAGACGACTTCTGGCGAGTTGTTAGACCAAATTACAACAAGTGAAGGGCAGAAAGATCTGAGCAAATATACTGTAGATGT TTACAGGCGCATTGTAGAATACAAAACAGCTTACTATTCATTCTATTTGCCGGTAAAAGAGAAT GTTGGTTGTGCACTGCTACTGTCCGGTAGGAATTTAGATGATTATGTTCAAGTGAAGCACATCCTAGTTGAAATGGGTGTTTACTTTCAAAGTCAG GACGATTATCTTGACTGTTTTGGTGATCCAGAAGTTATGGGCAAG GTTGGAACCGATATTGAAGACTTCAAGTGCTCTTGGCTGTTTGTTCAAGCACTAGTACGTGTCGATGAGAGGCAAAAAGACATCCTATTT GAAAATTACGGGAAGTCAGATCCTGCTTGCGTCGCAAAAGTGAAGGCTCTGTATAAAGAGCTCAATCTCGAG AGGGTGTTCTCTGAGTATGAAAGTGAGACTTATGAAAAGCTGATCTCAGACATCGAAGCGCAGCCAAATGAAGCTGTACAAGCAGTGTTGAAATCCTTTTTGCATAAAATCTACAGGAGGAGGAAATAG
- the LOC119268736 gene encoding putative D-cysteine desulfhydrase 2, mitochondrial, whose amino-acid sequence MRPAPVFASGGRTLGNILSATEWMLPSPATQVHTISVLPSHSPSHAPHFTFSNLTTALKTAGAKGDEQGTPRFDVVRDDLLHPLANGNKARKLDALLPLIRRRGATDVITCGGCQSAHAAAVAVHCAEWGIRPHLLLRGEQLDVPTGYNLISLMFGNVTYASRSVYAHRDEMLYEHAKKVAGTSGLVLWADDIIRDDLSVDEETVLENDSRRVVIIKEGAGTVQALLGVMRLVEHLSSLSSFHNDEEVHVVVDAGTGTTAVGLALGAVCLGLNWRVTAVMLADTLERYKEQEKSLISDFKGLCHEDCHELVGTDGLVHWVDRFSPRRFGKVLGGEIASCRQVAQQTGILLDPVYTLAAWEQAVDLCRGDGRGAKVAMIHTGGTLGLFGLAQRYPQHFAATANGQA is encoded by the exons ATGCGGCCAGCGCCGGTATTCGCCAGCGGCGGCAGGACGCTCGGAAACATTCTCTCCGCCACGGAGTGGATGCTTCCCTCCCCGGCCACCCAAGTCCACACAATCTCCGTCCTCCCATCCCACTCACCGTCTCATGCTCCCCACTTCACCTTCTCCAATCTCACCACCGCGTTGAAGACCGCCGGCGCTAAAGGGGACGAGCAGGGGACCCCGAGATTCGACGTGGTGCGGGACGACCTCCTCCATCCCCTCGCCAACGGTAACAAGGCCCGGAAGCTCGACGCCCTCCTGCCGCTCATCCGCCGCCGCGGTGCCACCGACGTG ATAACATGCGGGGGTTGCCAGAGCGCCCATGCGGCAGCCGTCG CGGTCCATTGTGCAGAATGGGGAATCAGGCCACACCTACTGCTGAGAGGAGAGCAGCTAGATGTGCCGACAGGCTACAATTTGATCTCTTTGATGTTTGGCAACGTGACCTATGCATCTCGGTCGGTCTATGCACACCGAGATGAGATGCTTTATGAGCATGCCAAGAAGGTTGCCGGTACCAGCGGTTTGGTGCTGTGGGCTGATGATATCATCAGAGATGATTTAAGTGTGGATGAAGAGACTGTTCTTGAAAACGATTCCAGAAGGGTGGTGATTATTAAGGAAGGGGCTGGTACTGTTCAAGCGTTACTAG GTGTTATGCGACTGGTGGAGCACCTCTCTAGTTTGTCATCGTTTCATAATGATGAAGAAGTCCATGTTGTGGTGGATGCTGGGACAGGCACAACAGCTGTTGGGTTAGCTCTTGGAGCGGTATGTCTAGG ACTTAATTGGAGGGTTACTGCTGTCATGCTTGCTGATACACttgaaagatataaagaacaggagAAGTCCCTGATATCTGATTTTAAGGGGCTTTGCCATGAAGACTGCCATGAGTTGGTCGGAACAGACGGTCTGGTTCATTGGGTGGACCGCTTTTCGCCGAGAAG ATTCGGCAAGGTGCTGGGTGGCGAAATCGCGTCGTGCCGGCAGGTGGCTCAGCAAACAGGCATCCTGCTGGATCCCGTGTACACCCTGGCCGCCTGGGAGCAGGCCGTGGATCTGTGCCGCGGAGACGGCAGAGGGGCCAAAGTGGCCATGATCCACACCGGCGGAACCCTCGGCCTGTTCGGACTGGCGCAAAGGTATCCCCAGCACTTCGCGGCGACCGCGAACGGGCAAGCTTGA
- the LOC119268737 gene encoding farnesyl pyrophosphate synthase-like isoform X2, with amino-acid sequence MAAAAQGEASTGATTTATFRRVYETLKAELLRDGYFHFNDDALRWLDAMLDYNVLGGKLNRGLAVVESYKSLKAGSEPSEEEEFLACVLGWGIEWLQAYFLILDDIMDNSQTRRGKPCWYRLPKVGLIAINDGLLLRSQISRIFKRYFYGKPYYVDLLDLFNEVEFKTTSGELLDQITTSEGQKDLSKYTVDVYRRIVEYKTAYYSFYLPVGCALLLSGRNLDDYVQVKHILVEMGVYFQSQDDYLDCFGDPEVMGKVGTDIEDFKCSWLFVQALVRVDERQKDILFENYGKSDPACVAKVKALYKELNLERVFSEYESETYEKLISDIEAQPNEAVQAVLKSFLHKIYRRRK; translated from the exons ATGGCCGCGGCGGCGCAGGGCGAAGCGAGCACGGGCGCCACGACGACGGCGACGTTCCGGCGCGTGTACGAGACCCTGAAGGCCGAGCTTCTCCGGGACGGCTACTTCCACTTCAACGACGACGCCCTCCGATGGCTCGACGCC ATGTTGGACTATAACGTGCTTGGCG GAAAGCTGAACCGTGGCTTGGCCGTCGTCGAGAGCTACAAATCGTTGAAAGCAGGATCTGaaccgagcgaggaggaggagttcCTTGCTTGCGTTCTTGGCTGGGGCATTGAATGG CTTCAGGCTTATTTCCTCATCCTTGATGATATTATGGATAATTCTCAAACTAGGCGAGGAAAACCATGTTGGTATAGGCTTCCGAAG GTTGGCCTCATTGCTATAAATGATGGACTTCTCCTTCGCAGCCAAATATCACGGATCTTCAAGCGTTATTTTTACGGGAAACCTTACTATGTTGATCTCCTAGACTTATTCAATGAG GTCGAGTTTAAGACGACTTCTGGCGAGTTGTTAGACCAAATTACAACAAGTGAAGGGCAGAAAGATCTGAGCAAATATACTGTAGATGT TTACAGGCGCATTGTAGAATACAAAACAGCTTACTATTCATTCTATTTGCCG GTTGGTTGTGCACTGCTACTGTCCGGTAGGAATTTAGATGATTATGTTCAAGTGAAGCACATCCTAGTTGAAATGGGTGTTTACTTTCAAAGTCAG GACGATTATCTTGACTGTTTTGGTGATCCAGAAGTTATGGGCAAG GTTGGAACCGATATTGAAGACTTCAAGTGCTCTTGGCTGTTTGTTCAAGCACTAGTACGTGTCGATGAGAGGCAAAAAGACATCCTATTT GAAAATTACGGGAAGTCAGATCCTGCTTGCGTCGCAAAAGTGAAGGCTCTGTATAAAGAGCTCAATCTCGAG AGGGTGTTCTCTGAGTATGAAAGTGAGACTTATGAAAAGCTGATCTCAGACATCGAAGCGCAGCCAAATGAAGCTGTACAAGCAGTGTTGAAATCCTTTTTGCATAAAATCTACAGGAGGAGGAAATAG
- the LOC119268735 gene encoding glycosyltransferase BC10-like — protein MPVAKRPPAPWALALPAGRRARARLCLRLAAPLSFLLLVAAFLRTQPPAAPLDALPPSAGPGKVAFLFLARAGLPLDFLWDAFFRNGEEGRFSVYVHSAPGFVLDRTTTGSPYFYGRQLARAVKVAWGEPTMVEAEKMLFAAALEDPANQRFVLLSDSCVPLYNFSYTYTYLMGSPRSIVDSFTDKTEKRYNPNMSPVIRKDKWRKGSQWVMLIRKHAEVVVGDKHVFQVFRKHCKMVVTNALLGQKPANARRLGFVFRRKQISKGAAQEEHDCIPDEHYVQTLFSIKGLEDELERRTLTYTSWNQSTLDPKDKMTWHPTTFEYDAASPEQINAIKRIDHVNYEVEHRTEWCQSNGTSVPCFLFARKFSYGAAMHLLEDGAFGLLKSAQLLVNF, from the exons ATGCCGGTGGCGAAGAGGCCGCCCGCTCCGTGGGCGCTGGCCCTCCCGGCCGGCCGCCGCGCGCGCGCCCGCCTCTgcctccgcctcgccgcgccgctctCCTTCCTGCTCCTCGTCGCCGCGTTCCTCCGCACCCAGCCCCCGGCCGCGCCGCTCGACGCGCTGCCGCCCTCCGCGGGGCCGGGGAAGGTGGCCTTCCTCTTCCTCGCCCGCGCCGGCCTGCCGCTCGACTTCCTCTGGGACGCCTTCTTCCGC AATGGGGAGGAGGGGAGGTTCTCCGTATACGTGCACTCCGCGCCGGGCTTCGTCCTTGACCGCACCACCACCGGATCGCCGTACTTCTACGGGCGTCAACTCGCGAGGGCCGTCAAG GTGGCGTGGGGCGAACCAACCATGGTAGAGGCGGAGAAGATGTTGTTCGCCGCCGCGCTTGAGGATCCCGCCAACCAGCGATTTGTTTTGCTGTCGGATAG TTGTGTTCCTTTGTACAACTTCAGCTACACATATACTTACTTGATGGGTTCACCTAGAAGTATTGTGGATAG TTTCACTGACAAAACAGAGAAGCGTTATAATCCAAACATGTCTCCTGTCATTCGAAAGGATAAATGGAGGAAAGGATCCCAG TGGGTAATGTTAATCAGAAAACACGCAGAGGTTGTTGTTGGCGACAAGCATGTCTTTCAAGTATTCAGAAAGCATTGTAAG ATGGTTGTGACCAATGCTTTGCTTGGACAAAAGCCGGCGAATGCT agaCGACTAGGATTTGTATTTCGGCGAAAGCAGATATCG AAAGGAGCTGCCCAGGAGGAGCATGATTGTATTCCGGATGAACACTATGTGCAGACATTATTTTCT ATCAAAGGACTGGAAGATGAACTTGAAAGAAGAACTTTGACCTATACATCATGGAACCAGTCAACTTTAGATCCTAAAGATAAAATGACTTGGCATCCAACGACATTTGAATATGACGCAGCAAGTCCTGAGCAGATCAATGCTATAAAG AGAATCGATCATGTGAACTATGAGGTGGAACACAGGACTGAGTGGTGCCAATCCAATGGCACATCTGTACCATGTTTCTTATTTGCCAGAAAGTTCTCATACGGCGCCGCGATGCATCTGTTGGAGGATGGTGCTTTTGGTCTGCTAAAATCTGCTCAACTACTGGTTAACTTCTAA